The Vicia villosa cultivar HV-30 ecotype Madison, WI unplaced genomic scaffold, Vvil1.0 ctg.001953F_1_1, whole genome shotgun sequence genome window below encodes:
- the LOC131637243 gene encoding cytochrome P450 CYP736A12-like, protein MFNLELRSSQYIDLNLQPSQIHPFVNMSLATIIAIFSFLLLLFKISFRPKQNASFQRKPPGPPTLPIIGNLHILGTLPHRKLHELSKKYGPIMSLQLGQVPAIVISSSKAAELFLKTHDLVFATRPKIQGSELISYGSKGVAFSEYGPYWRSVRKLCTLKLLSASKVEMFAPIRKEELSVMVKSLEKAALVGEVVNVSEAVENLVEDIMYKMILGRSKYEQFDLKKLVQEALTLMGAFNLADYVPWLGVFDLQGLTRDFKKISKAMDEIFEMIIAEHEQTTNVDKTCGEDFVDILLSIIHQTVDHEGEQNNVIDRTNIKAILLDMIVAAIDTSATSIEWTLSELLRHPRVMKILQNEIQDEVGNKRMVEEKDLKKLNYLDIVVDEILRLHTVAPLLIPRETRENITVDGYFIEKKTRVMVNAWAIGRDPNIWSENAEEFYPERFIDKKMNYQGHEFESIPFGSGRRRYPGIQLGLITIKLVVAQLVHCFDWELPYNINPSNMNMEEKFGLTAPRAQHLHAIPHYRLVDSKHE, encoded by the exons ATGTTCAACTTGGAGTTGAGGAGTTCTCAATATATAGACCTCAACCTTCAGCCAAGCCAAATCCATCCATTTGTAAACATGTCTTTGGCAACAATAATAGCAATATTTTCTTTCCTTCTCCTTttattcaaaatctcttttcgtCCAAAACAAAATGCCAGTTTCCAAAGAAAACCACCAGGTCCACCAACACTTCCTATAATCGGAAACCTTCACATATTAGGCACACTTCCACATCGAAAACTTCATGAACTCtccaaaaaatatggtccaaTCATGTCCTTACAACTAGGTCAAGTACCAGCTATTGTTATTTCATCTTCAAAAGCAGCAGAATTATTTCTCAAAACACACGACCTTGTTTTCGCTACCCGACCAAAGATTCAAGGATCTGAGCTCATATCTTATGGTTCCAAAGGGGTGGCTTTTTCTGAGTATGGTCCTTATTGGCGTAGTGTAAGGAAGCTTTGCACTTTGAAACTTCTTAGTGCTTCCAAAGTTGAGATGTTTGCTCCTATTAGAAAAGAGGAGTTAAGTGTTATGGTTAAATCATTGGAGAAAGCTGCTTTGGTGGGTGAGGTTGTGAATGTTAGTGAGGCTGTAGAAAATCTTGTTGAAGATATTATGTATAAGATGATATTAGGTAGAAGTAAGTATGAGCAGTTTGACTTGAAGAAGTTGGTTCAAGAAGCATTGACTTTGATGGGAGCTTTTAATCTAGCTGATTATGTTCCTTGGTTAGGAGTATTTGATCTTCAG GGATTAACACGAGATTTCAAGAAAATTAGTAAAGCAATGGATGAGATATTCGAGATGATAATAGCGGAGCATGAACAAACTACTAATGTAGATAAAACTTGTGGTGAAGACTTTGTAGACATACTTCTTTCAATTATCCACCAAACTGTTGATCACGAGGGTGAACAAAATAATGTCATTGATCGAACTAACATCAAGGCTATTTTACTCGACATGATAGTGGCAGCAATTGATACTTCTGCTACATCAATTGAGTGGACTTTATCTGAACTATTGAGACATCCAAGAGTGATGAAAATTCTTCAAAATGAGATACAAGATGAAGTGGGAAATAAGAGAATGGTTGAAGAGAAGGATTTGAAGAAGTTGAATTACCTTGATATCGTGGTTGATGAAATCTTAAGACTTCATACTGTTGCACCATTATTAATCCCTCGTGAAACAAGAGAGAACATCACAGTTGATGGTTATTTCATAGAGAAAAAGACACGAGTCATGGTAAATGCATGGGCAATAGGGAGAGATCCTAATATTTGGTCAGAAAATGCTGAGGAGTTTTACCCAGAGAGGTTTATTGACAAAAAAATGAATTATCAAGGACACGAGTTTGAATCAATACCATTTGGTTCTGGTCGTAGACGTTATCCTGGAATTCAACTGGGTTTAATTACTATTAAATTGGTTGTAGCTCAATTGGTGCATTGTTTTGATTGGGAACTTCCATATAATATTAATCCTTCAAATATGAATATGGAAGAGAAATTTGGACTCACAGCTCCAAGAGCTCAACATTTGCACGCAATACCACATTATCGTTTGGTTGATTCCAAACATGAATAA